Proteins encoded within one genomic window of Mycolicibacterium aubagnense:
- a CDS encoding OsmC family protein — MTELWVERTGVRRYTGYSSRGAEVLVGSEDVEGVFTPGELLKIALAACSGMSSDAPLRTRLGDDYDATIRVSGPPDRENEVYPLLQESMELDLSSLSEDEVKRLKIVVERAIDKVCTVGRTLKAGTEVAFEFADK; from the coding sequence ATGACGGAACTGTGGGTCGAACGGACCGGGGTGCGCCGCTATACCGGGTACAGCTCGCGTGGAGCAGAGGTCCTCGTCGGATCCGAGGACGTCGAGGGCGTCTTCACCCCTGGTGAACTCCTCAAGATCGCCTTGGCGGCGTGTAGCGGGATGAGCAGCGACGCGCCGTTGCGCACCCGGCTCGGCGACGACTACGACGCCACCATCCGGGTCTCGGGACCGCCGGACCGGGAGAACGAGGTCTATCCGCTGCTGCAGGAGTCCATGGAACTCGACCTCTCGAGCCTGTCCGAGGACGAGGTCAAGCGATTGAAGATCGTCGTCGAGCGGGCCATCGACAAGGTCTGCACGGTGGGCCGCACGCTGAAGGCGGGCACCGAAGTCGCTTTCGAGTTCGCCGACAAGTGA
- the smc gene encoding chromosome segregation protein SMC, which yields MHLKSLTLKGFKSFASPTTLRFEPGITCVVGPNGSGKSNVVDALTWVMGEQGAKTLRGGKMEDVIFAGTSSRAPLGRAEVTLTIDNSDNALPIEYSEVSITRRVFRDGASEYEINGSNCRLMDVQELLSDSGIGREMHVIVGQGKLSEILESRPEDRRAFIEEAAGVLKHRRRKEKAVRKLDAMQANLARLTDLTTELRRQLKPLGRQAEMARRAQTIQADLRDARLRLAADDLVTRQAEFDDTNQTETALRREHGEVTERLEAASAELAGHEAAVSGLSGRAEAAQQTWFRLSALAERVSATVRIATERTTLLDSDPEMSTGPDPDALDAEADAVAEHEEQLLAELAESRTRLEAARGALAECERAAADAERAQMAAARAEADRREGLARLSGQVDTMRTRIESIDEGAVRLTGSIEEAAARVEQAKAEFELVQSKVGELDAGEYGLDEHHDRTITAMRQADARVEELQAAERAVENQVSSLRARIEALSVTLDLRDGSAWLLKNHDGSGLFGSVAELVKVRPGHETAIAAVLGAAADALAAESFDAARAAVAALKQGDGGRAAIVLGDWPGETASPRGELPSGAQWALDLVEVPSRLAGAMSAMLARVAVVADLPAALELVAARPELRAVSADGDLVGAGWVSGGSDRKPSALEITSEVEKARAALIDAERQTSEFGAALAGALAEQSARRDAVEHALAALHESDATISSVYEHLARLGQEARTADAEWQQLIAQRDELEAGRGRTLAELAELEDRLHNAQQEPMFDVEFVDRSETTAAAEEARAVEVEARLAVRTAEERANAVRGRADSLRRAAAAEREARARAARAREARENAAKVAAAVADSGRLVAEKLAATVALAARKRDALATERAQRSEGLTRVRAEVSELSARAGALTEALHRDEVAKAQAALRIEQLEQQALEQFGMAVADLVAEYGPDVPLPPTELEMAEYEQAKERGEQVTAPVPMAFDRPTQERRAKKAEKELAELGRVNPLALEEFAALEERYNFLSTQLEDVKGARKDLMDVIADVDERILRVFTEAYTDVEQEFTQVFATLFPGGEGRLLLTNPSDMLTTGIEVEARPPGKKVKRLSLLSGGEKSLTAVAMLVAIFRARPSPFYVMDEVEAALDDVNLRRLISLFEQLREKSQLIVITHQKPTMEVADALYGVTMQGDGITQVISQRMRGQELVSKPS from the coding sequence ATGCATCTGAAGAGTCTGACGTTGAAGGGCTTCAAGTCCTTCGCGTCGCCGACGACTCTTCGCTTCGAACCCGGCATCACCTGCGTGGTGGGGCCGAACGGTTCGGGCAAATCGAACGTGGTCGACGCCCTGACCTGGGTGATGGGCGAGCAGGGCGCCAAGACCCTGCGCGGCGGCAAGATGGAAGACGTCATCTTCGCCGGCACCTCGTCGCGAGCCCCGCTGGGCCGGGCCGAGGTGACACTGACCATCGACAACTCGGACAACGCCCTGCCGATCGAATACTCCGAGGTGTCGATCACCCGCCGCGTGTTCCGCGACGGCGCCAGCGAGTACGAGATCAACGGCAGCAACTGCCGGCTGATGGATGTGCAGGAACTGCTGTCCGACTCCGGTATCGGCCGCGAAATGCACGTCATCGTCGGCCAGGGCAAGCTGTCGGAGATTCTGGAATCGCGCCCCGAGGACCGTCGCGCCTTCATCGAGGAAGCCGCCGGCGTGCTCAAGCACCGCCGGCGCAAGGAAAAAGCGGTCCGCAAACTCGACGCCATGCAGGCCAACCTGGCCCGCCTCACCGACCTGACCACCGAACTGCGTCGTCAGCTCAAGCCACTGGGCCGGCAGGCCGAGATGGCGCGCCGCGCCCAGACCATCCAGGCCGATCTGCGTGACGCCCGGCTGCGGCTGGCCGCCGACGATCTCGTGACCCGGCAGGCCGAATTCGACGACACCAACCAGACCGAGACCGCGCTGCGTCGCGAGCACGGCGAGGTGACCGAGCGTCTGGAAGCCGCCTCAGCGGAACTGGCCGGCCACGAAGCAGCGGTGTCGGGCTTGTCCGGCCGTGCCGAGGCCGCCCAGCAGACCTGGTTCCGGCTGTCCGCGTTGGCGGAACGGGTCAGCGCCACCGTGCGCATCGCCACCGAGCGCACCACCCTGCTGGACTCCGATCCCGAGATGTCGACCGGGCCGGACCCGGATGCGCTGGATGCCGAGGCCGACGCCGTCGCGGAGCACGAGGAACAACTCCTCGCCGAGCTCGCCGAGTCACGGACCCGGCTGGAGGCCGCCCGCGGTGCGCTGGCCGAGTGTGAACGTGCCGCGGCCGACGCGGAGCGGGCCCAGATGGCGGCGGCGCGGGCCGAGGCGGACCGTCGTGAAGGACTGGCCCGGCTGTCCGGTCAGGTCGACACCATGCGCACCCGCATCGAGTCGATCGACGAGGGCGCGGTCCGGCTGACCGGCAGCATCGAGGAAGCCGCCGCCCGGGTCGAGCAGGCGAAGGCCGAGTTCGAACTTGTGCAGAGCAAGGTCGGTGAGCTGGATGCCGGCGAGTACGGGCTCGATGAGCATCACGATCGGACCATCACGGCCATGCGTCAGGCCGACGCACGGGTCGAGGAGTTGCAGGCTGCCGAGCGTGCCGTCGAGAACCAGGTTTCTTCGCTGCGGGCCCGCATCGAAGCCTTGTCGGTGACTCTCGACCTCAGAGACGGGTCCGCGTGGCTGCTGAAAAACCATGACGGCTCAGGGCTTTTCGGCTCGGTAGCGGAATTGGTCAAGGTGCGGCCCGGTCATGAGACGGCGATCGCGGCCGTGCTGGGTGCGGCAGCGGACGCCCTGGCGGCCGAGAGTTTCGACGCCGCCCGCGCCGCGGTGGCCGCGCTCAAGCAGGGCGACGGTGGTCGCGCGGCCATTGTGCTCGGCGATTGGCCCGGTGAAACCGCTTCGCCGCGTGGGGAATTGCCGTCCGGTGCCCAGTGGGCGCTGGATCTGGTCGAAGTGCCGTCCCGGCTCGCGGGCGCGATGAGCGCGATGCTGGCGCGCGTTGCGGTGGTCGCGGATCTGCCGGCGGCGTTGGAGCTCGTCGCGGCGCGCCCGGAGCTGCGGGCCGTGAGCGCGGACGGCGACCTGGTCGGCGCCGGCTGGGTCAGCGGCGGGTCGGACCGTAAGCCGAGCGCGCTGGAGATCACATCCGAGGTCGAGAAGGCACGCGCCGCGCTGATCGACGCCGAGCGACAGACCAGCGAGTTCGGTGCCGCGTTGGCGGGCGCGCTCGCCGAACAGTCGGCTCGGCGGGATGCCGTCGAACACGCATTGGCCGCGCTGCATGAATCTGATGCCACCATCTCGTCGGTCTACGAGCACCTGGCTCGGCTGGGGCAGGAGGCCCGGACCGCCGATGCCGAATGGCAGCAGTTGATTGCGCAGCGCGACGAGTTGGAAGCCGGCCGCGGCCGCACGCTGGCCGAGCTGGCCGAGCTGGAAGACCGCTTGCACAACGCCCAGCAGGAGCCGATGTTCGACGTCGAGTTCGTCGACCGCTCCGAGACGACGGCGGCCGCCGAAGAGGCGCGAGCGGTCGAGGTCGAGGCCCGGCTGGCGGTGCGGACCGCTGAAGAACGAGCGAATGCCGTTCGCGGACGGGCAGATTCATTGCGCCGAGCCGCGGCGGCCGAACGTGAGGCCCGGGCGCGGGCGGCGCGGGCCCGGGAAGCGCGGGAGAACGCGGCGAAGGTCGCCGCCGCGGTTGCCGACTCCGGCCGGCTGGTTGCCGAAAAGCTCGCTGCGACAGTGGCGTTGGCGGCACGCAAGCGCGACGCACTGGCCACCGAGCGAGCCCAGCGTTCAGAGGGATTGACGCGCGTCAGGGCGGAAGTATCCGAACTCAGCGCCCGCGCGGGCGCGCTGACCGAGGCGTTGCATCGCGACGAGGTCGCGAAAGCGCAAGCGGCCCTTCGCATCGAGCAGCTTGAGCAACAGGCGCTCGAGCAGTTCGGGATGGCGGTGGCCGACCTGGTCGCCGAGTACGGCCCGGATGTGCCGCTGCCGCCGACCGAACTGGAGATGGCCGAATACGAGCAGGCCAAGGAACGCGGCGAGCAGGTCACCGCGCCCGTGCCGATGGCGTTCGACCGGCCCACCCAGGAGCGGCGCGCGAAGAAGGCCGAGAAGGAACTGGCCGAGCTCGGCCGGGTGAACCCTTTGGCACTCGAGGAGTTCGCCGCGCTTGAGGAGCGCTACAACTTCCTGTCCACTCAGCTGGAGGACGTCAAGGGCGCGCGCAAGGACCTGATGGACGTCATCGCCGATGTCGACGAGCGCATCCTGCGGGTGTTCACGGAGGCCTACACCGACGTCGAGCAGGAGTTCACCCAGGTGTTCGCGACGCTGTTCCCGGGCGGCGAGGGCCGGCTGCTGCTGACTAACCCCAGCGACATGCTCACCACCGGCATCGAGGTCGAGGCCCGTCCGCCGGGCAAGAAGGTCAAGCGGTTGTCGCTGCTGTCCGGCGGTGAGAAATCGCTGACTGCCGTCGCGATGCTGGTCGCGATCTTCCGGGCACGCCCGTCACCCTTCTACGTCATGGACGAGGTCGAGGCCGCGCTGGACGACGTGAACCTGCGCCGTCTGATCAGCCTTTTCGAGCAACTGCGGGAGAAGTCGCAGCTGATCGTCATCACGCACCAGAAGCCGACCATGGAGGTCGCCGACGCGCTGTACGGCGTCACGATGCAGGGCGACGGCATCACGCAGGTGATCTCGCAGCGCATGCGCGGCCAGGAGTTGGTCTCCAAACCCTCGTAA
- the rnc gene encoding ribonuclease III translates to MTVDRAPLLAALGVRLPDDLLTVALTHRSYAYENGGLPTNERLEFLGDAVLGLVITAEIFRRYPDRSEGELAKLKSAVVNTQALAEIARNLPPDGLGGYLLLGRGEMASGGAQKANLLADGLESLLGATYVEHGHEVAQAVVMGLFSAALDTAASLGAGLDWKTSLQELSAARRIGVPSYIVTSTGPEHDKEFTARAVVGGVDYGEGTGRTKKEAEQHAAAAAYQVLEASPEVHPDSDAVSNA, encoded by the coding sequence ATGACGGTAGATCGTGCGCCGCTTCTCGCAGCGCTGGGCGTGCGGTTGCCCGACGATCTGCTGACTGTGGCTCTGACTCATCGCAGCTACGCGTACGAGAACGGCGGTCTGCCAACCAACGAGCGGTTGGAGTTCCTGGGCGACGCCGTGCTCGGTCTGGTGATCACCGCCGAGATTTTCCGCCGGTACCCGGACCGCAGCGAAGGCGAGTTGGCCAAGCTCAAGTCAGCGGTCGTCAACACTCAGGCACTGGCGGAAATCGCGCGGAACCTGCCCCCGGACGGGCTGGGCGGCTACCTGCTGCTGGGCCGGGGCGAGATGGCCAGCGGCGGTGCGCAGAAAGCCAATCTGCTGGCTGACGGACTCGAATCGTTGCTCGGCGCAACGTATGTCGAACATGGCCACGAGGTGGCCCAGGCCGTGGTGATGGGACTGTTCAGCGCCGCACTCGATACCGCGGCGAGTCTGGGCGCGGGTCTGGACTGGAAGACCAGCCTGCAGGAACTCTCCGCAGCCCGCCGGATCGGCGTCCCGTCGTACATCGTGACGTCCACGGGCCCGGAGCACGACAAAGAGTTCACCGCACGCGCGGTGGTCGGCGGCGTCGACTACGGCGAAGGCACCGGGCGCACCAAGAAGGAAGCCGAACAACATGCCGCCGCGGCGGCGTACCAGGTGCTGGAAGCCAGTCCCGAAGTCCACCCTGACTCTGACGCCGTCAGCAATGCCTGA
- a CDS encoding Rv0361 family membrane protein, whose product MTYPPSGSDPGAQPWQPPQQPPEGYGQPAYGQPVYGQPGYGQPAYGQPTYGQPEYAQPTYGQPQYGQPAYGQPQYGYPGAYGQPGYGPVPGYPMGPGYPGQPGFPPPAPPNRNRMFALIGAGIFAVVLVVVVVILIATSGSDSQSASGNSGVTAAVPASEEDQIRDLMTARIDTFDDFKAHSCANDVKLYDKLPSIAGKFDKGSDSPGPTGGAEITDINVNGDRATVDVKSSSGTTTNVPLRKEGGEWKFCMTDSPKFKGLPGLK is encoded by the coding sequence ATGACCTATCCCCCGTCCGGCTCGGATCCGGGCGCTCAGCCCTGGCAGCCGCCACAGCAGCCGCCCGAGGGATACGGCCAGCCCGCGTACGGCCAACCGGTCTACGGGCAACCCGGCTATGGGCAGCCTGCCTACGGACAACCGACCTACGGCCAGCCTGAGTACGCGCAGCCAACCTACGGCCAGCCACAGTACGGGCAGCCTGCCTATGGCCAGCCGCAGTACGGCTACCCCGGCGCCTACGGCCAGCCCGGCTACGGGCCGGTCCCCGGGTATCCGATGGGTCCGGGATACCCCGGCCAGCCCGGGTTCCCGCCGCCCGCTCCGCCCAATCGGAACCGAATGTTCGCGCTCATCGGTGCGGGGATTTTCGCCGTCGTCCTGGTCGTCGTGGTCGTCATCCTCATCGCGACGTCAGGTTCGGACTCGCAGTCGGCGTCCGGCAACAGCGGAGTGACGGCCGCCGTCCCGGCGTCGGAAGAGGATCAGATTCGCGACCTCATGACGGCGCGCATCGACACCTTCGACGATTTCAAGGCGCACTCCTGCGCCAATGACGTCAAGCTCTACGACAAGCTGCCCTCGATCGCAGGCAAGTTCGACAAAGGCAGCGACAGCCCTGGTCCGACCGGCGGCGCCGAGATCACCGACATCAACGTCAACGGCGATCGGGCGACGGTGGACGTCAAGTCGTCCAGCGGGACCACCACGAATGTCCCGCTGCGTAAAGAAGGCGGCGAGTGGAAGTTCTGCATGACGGATTCGCCGAAGTTCAAAGGTCTGCCCGGACTGAAGTAG
- the ftsY gene encoding signal recognition particle-docking protein FtsY: MSEGLWIALAVVAVLVVTALVVGFVRYRRSRISLAAPEETPKLDRSGGYTASSGITFSSSDTAEKLPTVGDDAEIPRDSRKRTIADVQLPEPEVVAEPEVLAEPEPDIVAAPEPTVAPEPEAAPEPEPEPEVAPRDEIAPTAGRLERLRGRLAKSQTTLGRSMLGLLGGGDLDEDSWESIEDTLLIADLGPVATESIVAALRSRIAEANVRTEADARAVLREVLINELRTDLDRSIKALPHADKPSVLLVVGVNGAGKTTTVGKLARVLVADGRRVVLGAADTFRAAAADQLQSWGARVGADIVRGPEGADPASVAFDAVDKGIAAGADVVVVDTAGRLHTKTGLMDELGKVKRVVEKRAKVDEVLLVLDATIGQNSLPQARVFAEVVDITGVVLTKLDGTAKGGIVFRVQQELGVPVKLVGLGEGPDDLAPFEPGAFVDALLG; this comes from the coding sequence GTGTCGGAAGGTCTCTGGATCGCGCTAGCGGTCGTCGCAGTTCTCGTTGTCACTGCCCTGGTCGTCGGATTCGTCCGCTACCGGCGCAGCCGCATCTCGCTCGCCGCGCCGGAGGAGACGCCGAAGCTGGACCGCTCCGGCGGCTACACGGCGTCGTCGGGCATCACGTTCAGTAGTTCCGACACCGCGGAGAAGTTGCCGACCGTCGGCGACGACGCCGAGATTCCGCGTGATTCGCGCAAGCGGACCATTGCCGATGTCCAGCTCCCGGAGCCGGAAGTCGTGGCAGAGCCGGAAGTCCTGGCCGAGCCGGAGCCGGACATCGTGGCGGCGCCGGAGCCGACTGTCGCTCCCGAACCCGAGGCTGCACCCGAACCCGAACCCGAACCCGAGGTCGCCCCGCGCGACGAGATCGCGCCCACTGCCGGCCGGTTGGAGCGGCTGCGGGGCCGCCTGGCCAAGTCGCAGACCACGCTGGGTCGCAGCATGCTGGGCCTGCTGGGCGGCGGCGACCTGGATGAGGACTCCTGGGAGTCCATCGAAGACACCCTGCTGATCGCCGACCTGGGGCCGGTCGCCACCGAATCGATCGTCGCCGCGCTGCGCAGCCGGATTGCCGAGGCCAACGTGCGCACCGAGGCCGATGCCCGCGCGGTGCTGCGCGAGGTGCTGATCAACGAACTGCGGACCGACCTGGACCGGTCCATCAAGGCACTCCCGCACGCCGACAAGCCGTCGGTGCTGCTGGTGGTCGGCGTCAACGGAGCCGGCAAGACCACCACCGTCGGCAAACTGGCCCGGGTGCTGGTCGCCGACGGCCGCCGCGTCGTGCTCGGGGCGGCCGACACCTTCCGCGCCGCTGCTGCCGACCAGCTGCAGAGCTGGGGCGCCCGCGTCGGCGCCGACATCGTGCGCGGTCCCGAGGGCGCCGATCCGGCCTCCGTGGCGTTCGACGCCGTCGACAAGGGCATCGCAGCGGGTGCTGATGTGGTCGTGGTCGACACGGCGGGCCGCCTGCACACCAAGACCGGCCTGATGGACGAGCTGGGCAAGGTCAAGCGCGTGGTCGAGAAGCGCGCCAAGGTCGACGAGGTGCTGCTGGTCCTCGACGCCACCATCGGACAGAACAGCCTGCCGCAGGCCCGCGTCTTCGCCGAGGTGGTCGACATCACGGGCGTGGTGCTCACCAAGCTCGACGGAACCGCAAAGGGTGGCATCGTGTTCCGGGTGCAGCAGGAGCTCGGTGTGCCGGTCAAGCTCGTCGGCCTCGGCGAGGGGCCGGACGACCTGGCGCCCTTCGAACCCGGGGCATTCGTCGACGCCCTCTTGGGATAA
- a CDS encoding Rv0361 family membrane protein: MTYPPLGPQPGSQPWQPPQQPAPGFPPSGYGQPGYGQPGYGQPGYGQPQPGPTYGQPAYGQPTYGQPGYGQPGYGQPPGYPVGPGFPGAPQPKSNGPKWALIGGLAAIIVIGIVLAVVLISNSGGGLSALGGNSDEDQIRSLMSSGPSSIKDRACANDQKFFSKFPGIADSTGTNPTGAKSKATVDSVNVTGDTATAEVTATSSTGLERSGTLYFRKESGEWKICFTDSPQLKQLQNLPGMK, translated from the coding sequence ATGACCTATCCCCCGCTCGGGCCGCAGCCAGGCTCTCAGCCGTGGCAGCCGCCGCAGCAGCCTGCACCCGGGTTCCCGCCGAGCGGCTACGGCCAACCGGGATACGGCCAACCGGGTTACGGCCAACCGGGATACGGCCAACCCCAACCCGGACCCACGTACGGCCAGCCCGCCTACGGGCAGCCGACCTACGGCCAACCCGGGTACGGCCAACCGGGCTACGGACAGCCGCCGGGTTACCCGGTAGGTCCGGGATTCCCCGGCGCACCGCAACCGAAATCGAATGGCCCGAAGTGGGCGCTGATCGGTGGCCTGGCGGCCATCATCGTCATCGGCATCGTGCTCGCCGTGGTGCTCATCTCGAACTCCGGTGGCGGGCTCAGCGCTCTGGGCGGCAACTCTGACGAAGATCAGATTCGCAGCCTGATGAGCTCCGGACCGTCGTCGATCAAAGACCGAGCCTGCGCCAACGACCAGAAGTTCTTCAGCAAGTTCCCCGGCATCGCTGACAGCACCGGCACCAACCCGACCGGCGCCAAGAGCAAAGCGACCGTCGACAGTGTCAACGTGACCGGTGATACCGCCACCGCGGAAGTCACCGCGACGTCGAGCACCGGCCTCGAGCGTTCCGGCACGCTGTACTTCCGCAAAGAAAGCGGTGAGTGGAAGATCTGCTTCACCGACTCACCGCAACTGAAGCAGCTACAGAACCTGCCCGGCATGAAGTGA
- a CDS encoding Rv0361 family membrane protein, whose translation MTYPPPNPGPGAQPWQPAPGYGQSAGYGQAPGYGQPAGYGQPAGYGQPAGYGQAPGYGQAPGYGQAPGYGQAPGYPMGPGYGQPPGYPMGPGHPGAPQPNNQKKLLIGGLALLAVIGIVIGVVVWTSDSGSGLSALGGNSDEEQIRSLMSSPTSLKDHRCAADDKFLSKYPGLADASGKKAPVGPKVKVTVNSVDVTGDRATVNVTTHAESGRETTTTIYFRKEGGEWKYCLTDSPEMQKIQQLPGMK comes from the coding sequence ATGACGTATCCGCCGCCCAACCCTGGGCCGGGGGCCCAGCCGTGGCAGCCTGCACCCGGCTACGGACAATCCGCCGGGTATGGACAGGCGCCGGGCTACGGGCAACCGGCCGGGTACGGACAGCCCGCCGGCTACGGGCAACCGGCCGGGTACGGACAGGCACCCGGGTACGGACAGGCACCCGGGTACGGACAGGCACCCGGGTACGGACAGGCCCCGGGCTATCCGATGGGTCCCGGCTACGGACAGCCGCCCGGGTATCCGATGGGGCCCGGCCATCCCGGCGCACCCCAACCGAATAATCAGAAGAAGCTGCTGATCGGCGGGCTGGCCTTGTTGGCGGTGATCGGCATCGTGATCGGCGTGGTCGTGTGGACCTCGGATTCCGGTAGCGGGCTCAGCGCCCTGGGCGGCAACTCCGACGAGGAGCAGATTCGCAGCTTGATGAGCTCGCCGACGTCGTTGAAGGACCACCGGTGCGCAGCAGACGACAAGTTCCTCAGCAAGTATCCCGGCCTCGCCGACGCCTCGGGGAAGAAAGCGCCCGTCGGCCCCAAGGTGAAGGTCACCGTCAACAGCGTCGACGTAACCGGCGACCGTGCCACCGTGAACGTCACCACGCATGCCGAAAGTGGGAGGGAGACAACCACCACCATCTACTTCCGCAAGGAAGGCGGCGAATGGAAGTACTGCCTCACCGATTCGCCGGAGATGCAGAAGATTCAGCAGCTGCCCGGGATGAAGTAG
- a CDS encoding acylphosphatase — MTEEVRLSAWVHGQVQGVGFRWWTRARALELGLTGYASNKPDGRVHVVAQGSRADCERLLELLRGGTTPGTVTTVVDDWAAAGDPIDGFSER; from the coding sequence GTGACCGAGGAAGTCCGGCTGTCGGCGTGGGTACACGGCCAGGTGCAGGGCGTCGGGTTCCGGTGGTGGACCCGGGCCCGGGCACTGGAGTTGGGCCTCACCGGCTACGCCAGTAACAAGCCGGACGGCCGCGTGCACGTCGTGGCGCAGGGTTCGCGCGCCGACTGCGAGCGGTTGTTGGAACTCCTGCGCGGTGGCACGACCCCGGGCACGGTGACCACCGTGGTCGACGACTGGGCCGCCGCGGGCGACCCGATCGACGGTTTTTCCGAGCGGTAG
- the mutM gene encoding bifunctional DNA-formamidopyrimidine glycosylase/DNA-(apurinic or apyrimidinic site) lyase, which translates to MPELPEVEVVRRGLETHLVTKGFTTVTVLHPRAVRRHDNGPADLAGRLAGRRITGTGRRGKYLWLTLDSDEALVVHLGMSGQMLIGPPARPSHLRITAVLDDGTELSFVDQRTFGGWQVCDLVEVDGSIVPLPVAHIARDPLDPAFDPDSVVNVLRRKDSEIKRQLLDQTVVSGVGNIYADESLWRAQVNGFRPASALARRRLGELLGHAADVMNSALAQGGTSFDSLYVNVNGESGYFDRSLDAYGQEGEPCRRCGTAIRREKFMNRSSYYCPKCQPRPRIPRGI; encoded by the coding sequence ATGCCTGAACTCCCCGAAGTCGAGGTCGTCCGTCGCGGCCTCGAAACACATCTCGTGACAAAGGGTTTCACCACTGTCACGGTGTTGCACCCGCGCGCGGTGCGACGGCACGACAACGGTCCCGCGGATCTGGCGGGCCGGCTGGCCGGACGCCGGATCACGGGAACGGGGCGCCGCGGCAAGTACCTGTGGCTCACTCTGGACAGTGACGAGGCGCTGGTGGTGCACCTGGGGATGAGCGGCCAGATGTTGATCGGGCCTCCCGCGCGGCCGTCGCACCTGCGGATCACGGCCGTGCTCGACGACGGCACCGAGCTGAGCTTCGTCGACCAACGCACCTTTGGTGGTTGGCAGGTTTGCGACCTCGTCGAGGTCGACGGCAGCATCGTCCCGCTGCCCGTGGCGCACATCGCGCGCGATCCGCTGGATCCCGCATTCGATCCGGATTCGGTGGTGAACGTCTTGCGGCGCAAGGACTCTGAGATCAAGCGTCAGCTGCTGGACCAAACCGTGGTGTCGGGTGTCGGCAACATCTACGCCGACGAATCGCTGTGGCGAGCGCAGGTCAACGGCTTTCGGCCGGCTTCGGCGTTGGCCAGGCGCCGGCTCGGGGAACTGCTCGGCCACGCGGCAGATGTGATGAATTCGGCATTGGCGCAAGGCGGCACGTCGTTCGACTCGCTGTACGTCAATGTCAACGGCGAGTCCGGATACTTCGACCGGTCACTGGACGCCTACGGCCAGGAGGGTGAGCCATGCCGCCGCTGTGGCACGGCGATCCGGCGGGAGAAGTTCATGAACCGCTCGTCGTACTACTGCCCGAAATGCCAACCGCGGCCACGGATCCCGCGCGGGATCTGA